In the Glycine max cultivar Williams 82 chromosome 6, Glycine_max_v4.0, whole genome shotgun sequence genome, AGCTACTTATAAAGTATCAAGTCATACTGGTTGGAATAagtgataagaaaagaaaaatgataccTTTATCAGATCTTCCTCCTCAGCTGTCCACGGAATTTTCTTTCGTCTTAGCCGATTACCCAGAAATACTTGCTAGCTTGGGGTTTACTGTAAGTCAAAATAACCAATCCAATTAGAATGACCACAATAGTGTCAGTAGTCCTTCAAAGGTAATCATTACCATAAAGGCTGCATTTGGTTCATGAATAATTTTTGCATTCCCAGAAATTTTGAGGTGGGATGACACATTCCCAAATTTGGTACAATGTATGAAAAATATGTCCGCACAATacttattcaaagatattttatcAATTAGGATTCCTACAAAATCATTTCCAGTAGAGAAAGGGGGACGGGTTTATTCCCATTCCATAGgaatagttctagattgttagAAAAAGAGAATTTGAGATTAATTGCTTTAGTTCGGAAACatgtaaaatgattttcttaGGATCCATTTGATTTGAGataatgttttctattttcattttttgaaaatagttttcattttcaaattctcaaTATTTAGAAAACATGTTTCATTGAGTCTTGCATAAGAACATGAACCAAGAGGTCTTGGTAAGATATATTCTGCTGGTGGGGCATAATGctccaaaaaatattatcaatgaaACAAAACAGATAAGGTGGAGCCGAAAAAAGGTGACGTCGAGAAGCATGGAGCCAAGTAGAGGGTCACCATTTTGCATAATCCTGGTGCTCTTGAGGGCATTGAAGAACAATACTTTATTTTAGGGTGAGGAAAGGGAGGGAGTCCAAACCAAGGTGAGGAGGGGAACAAAGGAGGTAGAAAATGAAGGcaatcactttttttctttttccaattttgattttgcttatgaaaatgttttcaaacaaaatattttctaaaatttaggCAAACATAGCACTTTTTTCAGTTTACAGTGAACATGGAAATAGAAAATTGACAAACCAATGAGCCCTTACGTCCTCGTACATCAGTGACAGCATTTATATGGAAGTTATCTTCTGACTGCTGACTCAGCAGTCAACAGTTAGCTACAACCTAACTATGAACACAACTGAAATTATAATAGAATAAAACAGATTATAACAAATGCACAAACAGCTTGTATTAACAGCAAACATGTTTATGATTCCTACATCGATTTATCAAAAGATCGACTTTCTTGCATTCCCCTGCTATCTTCCTTTGGAGGGCTATTTGCTGCCATCTCTGCTTGGAATTGAACGAGTCCCAGGAGACAAGAGCCAGTCAATGCCAATGATGATCAGGTTGACTGGACACTGGACTAACTCCATTGGGCACTCCATCATTCAGCATACCATCTACCAAAAATGGAGTTGAAGCAAAGGAAGGGTGAGATTACTCCTGGGGTTTTCTGGATATTCTGGGAATTTaagatgagattttttttctacCTAGATAAATCAACAATGGCCATCAGCATCCCATGAGGGCCGTGACAAATCCATAATGCCTCAAAGCATTCAACGTCAATGATTCTAATCACAGTTGTAGTGGATTTACCAAGGCCATTATGTATCTTTTTTTATGACTGCTAAgtctttattaatataaatagccttgagaaacactttttaacctaccttttgttttattttataatttccaagagttttGGAGAGAAAGAATTACACTAACAATAATTGAAGTTCTAATTTGTAATGATtcaatctcttttacttttaatgtattattatatgttatttgatttttctataaTCATGATTGATTAAATCCCTTAGGCTTTAGATTGTAACTGTGAACACTCATTccttatttcaataaaaaaaaattaatattattcatataattgtgtttttctattatatattaGTGACTATctacttataattaattaaattatagaatGATAGAGTTCATAAAATTTGTATGCATCAACTTTCTTTATACAGACTTGATATTGCTCGTTGAATTCTTACACCACTCAAAATTTGTCTTTATTGAACCTGTCGACAgatatatcaaaatttatatatatatatatatatatatatatatatatatatatatatataaaggctCCAATTCGTCACATGAGGCATGCACGTAGTTTAGTCTTCTTTTTATTGGCTCTGTCGCAAATATGATGTAGATCTATTCTTAGTAATCAACTGGGAAAGACCCATAATTGAATCACGACATGGAATTTACATTAACCATCATTTTGCTTCGAAATTGCTTCAGAACGTGCAGAACAGACTGAATACACTAATTATGCAGACACCCACGTTAACCACCACTTCGCCCGACAATGAACTACggtaaaaatttaattgatccATAACAAAGATAATTCTATATATCGGAACACTAATAATACCATTAAGAGCTGACAATAATCAATGAGAGGCAAGGTGCTTATTATgctaggaattttttttaactaagtaGTATAAGGTTTGTAACAAACTGGAGGTGATCAAGGAGACACAAGTCACAGAGAATATTTCTAGTCCCAGAGCCTGCAAAGCATGACTAAAAATGCACTGGGATATATATGGCCATTTTAACAGACTTCCCGAGTATGCTTTTAGGACCTTCAAAGTCATAATTAGCGGATTTTCTCAACAACCTTGCCTGCAAAGAAAGTCATGAAATAATAGTGATGAATTACTGACTACATATATAATTGTAGGAATTGCTACTGCAAAGTGCAAACTGTATTTCtagtaattaagtttttaagtcATGCATGCATCCCTCTCTAGTTTATTTCCCTGTGATGGCAGGATCGGTACCATTGGTAAATCATTATGGTCAGTTTATCATCATATATATGAGAGGAAGCACAATAATCAATGACTTCTTTAACCTGCTTATtcgaatataaacaaaaaaatccgAAGGTTTGGTAACTTTTCCTGCTGTTTATAGGCCAATGTCATAAAATTTCAgcataatgaaagaaaaagcaagggaagaaaagaaaattattatttttacccaataatgagaaataatgtttttatgaaGCTTTTTGATCGCTTTAATTAAAGGTTTGAAAATGCTGAATAAATATATGACAAAACTGAAGTAAAGTTTGGCTTTTTGcctttatctatttattttgtcTGACTGTATTTGATATATTAGCTACAagcagaaaaagaaataagaaattgtGGGACGCTGTGTTCTTTCGGTAACAAAATAAGAGAATCTTTTCGAAAGAAGTTTTCTTTTAGAAACGGGGTAAAGTAAAGAAAAGAGAGACTCCAAATGATTATAagacaaaacaaatatatttttttatcctaccAGCTGAAATCACATCAATTGTAAAGATTTAAACTCAGcgatttttttctgttttctttttctctcattttttctaaattactttctcttttttcattttttctggaTCGATTTTATATCTATAAAATATgttatgtaataattaatttcaccATGGTCTTACAATATTATTCATGTATATGTCCTACTTCATCCGCCATATGATCATAAgagtataatatatattattaggtttaaatatattttttatcttaatatttttttttctctataaatttatttttttcattttaatttttataaaatatgtttattttattttcatccttaaaatactttaaataacactttaaataataaaaaaaatattttaaacagtaaaaaacattatttaaaacactttaagaataaaaaatcaaaataaatatattttgtaaggattaaaataaaaaataaatttataagaataaaaatataaaaaatactaaattacaaacataaaaaaaattattttaacttattatttatctatgcaagtaagaaaaaaataacatgtgGAAGAGAGAATcgtaataaaaaaagttgtgtACATTTTAGGATCCAAATGCAAGATATATATGGGATTTCTGCGCGTGGTTTATAAGACCCTTGGActctatatataatttattaagttaGCAGTATTTAACTTTCATGatgacatatataaaaatatataaatccaATACATGGGTAGACTTTCAACCTCTTAATGGTCGAATTCGATCTGTTTTATGCGTATATATATCGATCCAATATTCTCTTATGAAAAATGTTTGCTGGATATCCAATGTGTTATCGACATCATatatttagagagagaaaaaagagataaaaaaatataaatgtaataaaatttatgatataattgaaagaaagataaaaaaaaaattaaaggtgtTGATACATAAAGTGTTTAAAATAAACagtcatttatgtatttttcttttaatgtttgTCTCAGTTTGCATGTTAAAAATTGACGTTAACTCCTCTTAATTCAATTCAAACCGTATATTGAAATGTTTCATCAATCATATATCTAACCCGAAACCATTTTCAGCATTTATGCTTCTATGGTTCTTCaatcttgaatttcttgaagGACGACTCAAGTATAACCACTGTTGAAGGAAAGTAATCTCATGTTGATTAAATGAGAAAaggaacaaaataattttttaaaataaaaaaattaattttatctaaaacTATGGTGAAATAATTTTCTGACTTGGTCAAACTAATTAATTTGTGGGGCATTTTGAATTGGTCCACCAATTTACTTGAACAAGTATTTGCCTTACAAAACAACTATTCCCCATCATCTCATGTACTTTTGTTTCAGAGGAGTGTGTTATAACATTGtgagataaataaaaatcttttagaGGCAGGATCATCACACGCCTCATATTACCAATCAATATTtgacaaatgcaaaaatgttcAAATTagtggtgaaataatctattatgAGTTTTGAACATTGAAGGAAAGGCAGCTTCTAGCTGAATATGCTTGGACTAAAGGAAGTAGTGTTATTGATAATATATTGGCACCAATCAAGCATACGTGGTGCAGGGATGCTAAAACCTGTTCTGGTCATGTAAAAGGACATTTTTGACAAAGGAAATTACTCTAATAGCTAATTAAACTACAATTTCAAAATGTCAGAATAGAGCAATCAACTAGTGAAGCGGGAAGAGAAGGATGCAACTtatactatatattttatttaatgtctcACTTAAATTATATCTAATAGTAacgaatatattaaaaagaaatggtTACAAAATTCATCTTAACCTTTTCAGACTTGCAATACAAAAAGGTTCTCGACAGCCACAGAGAACCTTTTGTGTCATGCATATCAGTATATATATACCACCACCACTCCTAAAGTCCTCTCCGATCCAATCCTTGCAAATCTCAACCCAGGCCACAGTACTGCAACTCATCTAGAGAAATAGAACAAGTCACCATTCATCACCAACCTTAAGTGTGATAGAAAAGTGATCTAGATATTGAtcaggaagaaaaaaatggcaTCGGAGAAAGAGGTTGAAACTGTAATAGTTGGGAACTACGAGGAAATGGAAAGCGAAGGGAAGCCTAGGGATGCAAAATCCAGGTTATTAAGTTTGTTGTGGCATGGTGGTTCTGTTTATGATGCTTGGTTTAACTGTGCTTCCAACCAGGTTGGTTTCTGAAGTGATTAGAATATCTTATGCTCCATTTCATGTAGCTAGTGTCCTCCAATTAATACATTGATTAGATCTTTACATGCTTTTCTAGttgatgtttaattattttcatatatatacatgtcAGGTGGCTCAAGTTCTGCTAACGTTGCCATACTCATTTTCCCAGCTGGGAATGCTTTCTGGCACTCTTTTTCAACTCTTCTACGGCTTGCTGGGTGGCTGGACTGCTTACCTTATTAGCGCACTCTACGTTGAATACAGAAccagaaaagagagagagaaatttaatttcaggaacCACGTCATCCAGGTTCCACTCTCCCATTCTCAAATtctaaatattatattgtcTCTCtgcaactttttatatatacttcgATCTCAATGTATGTATCTATCTGTTTTTAACACTTACAACTTAACTATTGCAGTGGTTTGAGGTTCTTGATGGGCTCCTCGGGAAGCACTGGAGAAACGTGGGCTTGGCCTTCaactgcacatttcttctatttGGATCTGTTATCCAACTCATAGCTTGTGCAAGGTATCATCTAACATTATCAATTCAATTCTAACTCCAATGCAGTGTGAGTATGAGTCTACATCGATCCTTGCTCTAACTCTTTCTTCAGTACTGTTTATCAATTtacgtttaatttttattgcactatttttttctaaatattttgctgttttttttttgttttttttttaaatagaactCTGTGTGCTCTAACTTAGCTAGGAATTACATGGTTATTAACTTTTGTGCAGCAACATATATTACATAAATGATAATTTGGATAAGAGGAGTTGGACTTACATCTTTGGAGCATGCTGTGCCACCACTGTATTTATCCCTTCCTTCCACAACTACAGAATCTGGTCCTTTCTTGGCCTCCTCATGACCACTTACACTGCTTGGTACCTCACTGTTGCCTCTCTCCTTCACGGCCAGGTAATAACAATTTAGatttgcaaataaataaatgcatatatatacatatatatatatatatatatatgaattattatatttattagtgGCTACTATAATAATATGCGATCTTGATGTTACTATGATTGTGTAGGTGGAGGGGGTTAAGCATTCGGGTCCGACCAAATTGGTTCTATATTTTACGGGGGCCACAAACATTCTCTACACATTTGGGGGACATGCCGTTACTGTGTAAGGCTGATATCTCATCTCATATATGATATGATACGTATCTATTACGTTTTGACAAAAGTGCCTTGTTTCTTTCCCACTTCGTTAGGACGCATGCATCTATGCTAATAAATGTTGCCAATGGGATAATTCTTGCATAACTTTGTTCCACTCAAATTGATTATATTATGCCAACATCTTTTCTAATTATTAACGATGCATTATGCAAGTATTTCTTACTTATGAATGCCAAACTGGAAAGCGAAATAACCTATTGCAATTGGGGCTAAATATCATTTCGTTTATATTCAATTTTGACTTTTTAAACACGAGATGTACAATGTAGCTAGCCTATTACCATCTTAAGTCCTTTTCCCattgattttgcttttttttttctttctttttactttataaGACGAGAATCGTAACTTTTTCATGTTTGGTTAGAATATTAAAATTCTGATGCGGAcgtttttttcaacttttctattatttatttttccaaaaagaaaaacccCTGTTACGCATGCATGCAAATTAAAGAAGTGCCCTTTTTCTGGGGAATCCTTGAGTTCCTTTTTTGGTTGTAGAAAGCCAAGGTTCTTTCTCTAAATAGATCAGCTTTAATGCCTTTTTATCATGAGGACAGGAGAATTCCAGCTTTCGTTGCTGAAACTTTCTGATCTTTTGGAATTGGATCCCCTACAGTGATAATTAAACTGTATTAGGTGCAGTTCTAAATCTAACGGTGATGACTTCTCAAAAAGATTTCCATGctttaaatttgatataaaaccAATCCTTCTGAAAGGTTAGGATTTGTGTAGTTAAAAATATAACTCCATACATATGTAAGACTAGGGGTGTTCATACCAAtccaaataatcaaaaaacaaataaattgaatattaaatggataaaaaatttggaaaatcaaattttttttattggattggattggatttcgaatttgattttagaaactaattctaaccgaattttatttttatattttcaaattatattttttaattgaacgcTAAGAAAAACTACAGTATGTTtagttgatttatttttttatttgctaaCACAGATTGTTGTCATGCACTTTCTTGCAACACTATGTTTAAAAATACTTgaataattctaatttttttctacaaaattttcttattaattctcttgttagataaaaaaaacattgaattaatgtttttaaattttcaacacgttaaatataattgttttttatttaatattttctttacaaaaagaaggaaaattaggAGAACATAAAAATATTCCTTAAACTTTGCtggtttttttgttgttaaaaaaataatgatattctTCCAAGTTAATTGCTGGAGTGAATAAGACGTGTGTTGGTGGCACAGGGAGATAATGCACGCGATGTGGAAACCTCAAAAATTCAAGGCCATATACTTACTTGCTACCCTGTATGTGATGACATTGACTCTTCCATCGGCAGCTGCAGTATACTGGGCATTTGGAGACATGCTTCTAAATCACTCCAATGCTTTTTCTCTCCTTCCAAGGTCACCCTTCCGTGA is a window encoding:
- the LAX7 gene encoding auxin transporter-like protein 5, whose protein sequence is MASEKEVETVIVGNYEEMESEGKPRDAKSRLLSLLWHGGSVYDAWFNCASNQVAQVLLTLPYSFSQLGMLSGTLFQLFYGLLGGWTAYLISALYVEYRTRKEREKFNFRNHVIQWFEVLDGLLGKHWRNVGLAFNCTFLLFGSVIQLIACASNIYYINDNLDKRSWTYIFGACCATTVFIPSFHNYRIWSFLGLLMTTYTAWYLTVASLLHGQVEGVKHSGPTKLVLYFTGATNILYTFGGHAVTVEIMHAMWKPQKFKAIYLLATLYVMTLTLPSAAAVYWAFGDMLLNHSNAFSLLPRSPFRDMAVILMLIHQFITFGFACTPLYLVWEKAIGIHECRSLCKRALARLPVVIPIWFLAIVFPFFGPINSTVGSLLVSFTVYIIPALAHMFTFKSPSARQNAVEQPPRLVGRWVGAYTINLFVVVWVLVVGFGFGGWASMVNFIHQIDTFGFFTKCYQCPTPTSVEPPHLNATALSPRAH